In Halovulum dunhuangense, one genomic interval encodes:
- a CDS encoding DUF58 domain-containing protein: MRPAPALLDRLSRRRLIPRVAPASRGIGERRSRQKGPGLEFMEHRPYQPGDDLRHLDPHLYARLGEAHIREYEVYRQLPVTILIDASASMLIGDRRRHRHALELAALLGHVALAGGDQLRFAVAGQGRLDWSPLFQTPSCVDRALDWLDRAPAPGGDLGDCLPAAARRIEGRGLTLLLSDWWDIADLPRPLVRRLGAELWAVQIATPEDTDPALLPQGDLRLADPETGATVDLVLDAAVCERFRRTAQAFRDDLRARIEGAGGRYLPVSTATPLHDLLLRDWPALGVIA; this comes from the coding sequence ATGAGACCCGCGCCCGCCCTTCTGGACCGCCTGTCGCGCCGCCGCCTGATCCCCCGCGTGGCACCGGCCTCGCGCGGGATCGGCGAGCGGCGCTCGCGCCAGAAGGGGCCGGGGCTCGAATTCATGGAACACCGCCCCTACCAGCCGGGCGACGACCTGCGCCATCTCGATCCGCATCTCTATGCCCGGCTGGGCGAGGCCCATATCCGCGAATACGAGGTGTACCGCCAGCTTCCCGTCACCATCCTGATCGACGCCAGCGCCTCCATGCTGATCGGGGACCGCCGCCGCCACCGCCACGCGCTGGAACTGGCGGCGCTTCTCGGCCATGTCGCGCTGGCGGGCGGCGACCAGTTGCGCTTCGCCGTCGCGGGGCAGGGACGGCTCGACTGGTCGCCCCTGTTCCAGACCCCGTCCTGCGTGGATCGCGCGCTCGACTGGCTCGACCGTGCGCCCGCGCCCGGCGGCGATCTGGGCGACTGCCTGCCCGCCGCCGCCCGCAGGATCGAGGGCAGGGGGCTGACGCTGCTGCTCAGCGACTGGTGGGACATCGCCGATCTGCCCCGCCCGCTGGTCCGCCGGCTTGGCGCGGAACTCTGGGCCGTCCAGATCGCGACGCCCGAGGACACCGACCCCGCGCTTCTGCCCCAGGGCGACCTGCGCCTTGCCGACCCCGAGACCGGCGCCACCGTCGATCTGGTGCTGGATGCGGCCGTCTGCGAACGCTTCCGCCGCACGGCCCAGGCCTTCCGCGACGATCTGCGCGCCCGGATCGAGGGCGCGGGCGGGCGCTACCTGCCCGTCTCGACCGCGACGCCGCTGCACGACCTGCTGCTGCGCGACTGGCCCGCGCTGGGGGTGATCGCATGA
- a CDS encoding ABC transporter substrate-binding protein, with protein sequence MKHALAPALLALGLLGTAATAEPFRLVVTHLEPPVVPNSVMDLAVELGYFAREGVDVELVRVQQTPSAVAALQAGEGDMANIGVDALLQLTATDSADLVAVTSPNKSLPFLIAAKSDITDPAQLPGHSFGVGRLGSLDHSLSTKVLAAAGVDMETLDILALGQPPVRAQALAAGHVDATTMSIGVWLSLPDKTGLSVLVGQDAYYAAAPVVNKVNVVPRQVLDTRRADVEAVVRALVTLSRDFSNDPAAWAAAMAPYGGDLSPEQLQELATSFAGTWSVNGGMNADELRYTQDWIYATADFATTPKVTLDQWADFSIVDAVLAQLGVDETGDRPAR encoded by the coding sequence ATGAAACACGCACTCGCCCCCGCCCTGCTGGCCCTGGGCCTGCTGGGCACCGCCGCCACCGCCGAGCCGTTCCGCCTCGTCGTCACCCATCTCGAGCCGCCCGTCGTGCCGAACTCCGTCATGGACCTGGCCGTGGAGCTTGGCTACTTCGCGCGCGAGGGCGTCGATGTCGAACTCGTCCGCGTCCAGCAGACCCCGTCGGCCGTCGCCGCCCTCCAGGCGGGCGAGGGCGACATGGCCAATATCGGCGTCGACGCGCTTCTCCAGCTGACCGCCACCGACAGCGCCGACCTGGTGGCCGTCACCTCGCCCAACAAGTCGCTGCCCTTCCTGATCGCCGCGAAATCCGACATCACCGACCCCGCGCAGCTTCCCGGCCACAGCTTCGGCGTGGGCCGGCTGGGCAGCCTCGACCATTCGCTCAGCACCAAGGTGCTGGCGGCGGCGGGGGTGGACATGGAAACCCTCGACATCCTGGCCCTCGGCCAGCCGCCGGTGCGCGCGCAGGCGCTGGCCGCGGGCCATGTGGACGCCACCACCATGTCGATCGGCGTCTGGCTGTCGCTGCCCGACAAGACCGGGCTTTCCGTCCTCGTGGGCCAGGACGCCTATTACGCCGCGGCCCCGGTGGTGAACAAGGTGAACGTCGTCCCCCGCCAGGTGCTGGACACCCGCCGCGCCGATGTCGAGGCGGTGGTCCGCGCGCTCGTCACCCTCTCGCGCGACTTCTCGAACGACCCCGCCGCCTGGGCCGCCGCGATGGCGCCTTACGGCGGCGACCTCTCGCCCGAGCAGCTTCAGGAACTCGCCACCTCCTTCGCCGGCACATGGAGCGTGAACGGCGGCATGAACGCCGACGAACTGCGCTACACCCAGGACTGGATCTACGCGACCGCGGATTTCGCCACGACCCCCAAGGTGACGCTTGACCAATGGGCCGATTTCTCGATCGTGGACGCGGTCCTCGCGCAACTCGGCGTGGACGAAACCGGGGACAGGCCGGCCCGATGA
- a CDS encoding DUF6522 family protein, producing the protein MSGIERQGDGFVVDATLLAEAFGLKASEVRTRMRDGRIVSRCETGMDQDAGRWRLSFYHEGRACRFTVDEAGTILKRSTFDAPARKGTGGPE; encoded by the coding sequence GTGTCGGGGATCGAGCGGCAGGGCGACGGTTTCGTGGTCGATGCGACGCTGCTGGCCGAGGCCTTCGGTCTGAAGGCGTCCGAGGTGCGCACCCGGATGCGCGACGGCCGGATCGTGTCGCGCTGCGAGACCGGGATGGACCAGGATGCGGGCCGCTGGCGCCTCAGCTTCTATCACGAGGGCCGCGCCTGCCGCTTCACGGTGGACGAGGCGGGCACGATCCTGAAACGTTCGACCTTCGACGCGCCCGCCCGCAAGGGGACCGGCGGCCCGGAGTGA
- a CDS encoding ABC transporter permease has translation MILLLRTAFLVLLVGLWYLAAANVGRNVIATPLETLDAARRLAESGRLLSAVGDTLRVYLTGFALAALVAIPAGVLMGTVRILGKTLDIFVFALAATPRVAFIPLIIVLLGLGLEAKVFIVFLGAIMPILINTYAGVQAVDDELIEMARSVAASRARIFWRIILPSAVPFTVAGLRIGATIGLINTVVAELYTAVSGLGGLLALFGNTFRMAEYLVIVITLALIGVVVTEILRQAERRLEGWRGKG, from the coding sequence ATGATCCTGCTGCTGCGCACGGCCTTTCTCGTCCTCCTCGTCGGGCTCTGGTATCTCGCCGCCGCCAATGTCGGGCGCAACGTGATCGCCACCCCGCTGGAAACGCTCGACGCCGCCCGCCGCCTTGCCGAAAGCGGCCGGCTCCTGTCGGCGGTGGGCGACACGCTCAGGGTCTATCTCACCGGCTTCGCGCTGGCGGCGCTGGTGGCGATCCCCGCGGGCGTGCTGATGGGCACCGTCCGCATCCTCGGCAAGACCCTCGACATCTTCGTCTTCGCCCTCGCCGCCACCCCGCGCGTGGCCTTCATCCCGCTCATCATCGTGCTGCTCGGCCTCGGGCTGGAGGCCAAGGTCTTCATCGTCTTTCTCGGCGCGATCATGCCCATCCTCATCAACACCTATGCCGGCGTGCAGGCGGTGGACGACGAATTGATCGAGATGGCCCGCTCCGTCGCCGCCAGCCGCGCGCGCATCTTCTGGCGCATCATCCTGCCCAGCGCCGTGCCCTTCACCGTGGCGGGCCTGCGCATCGGGGCCACCATCGGCCTGATCAACACCGTGGTGGCCGAGCTTTACACCGCCGTCAGCGGCCTGGGGGGGCTGCTCGCGCTCTTCGGCAACACCTTCAGGATGGCCGAATACCTCGTCATCGTGATCACCCTCGCCCTGATCGGGGTGGTCGTCACCGAAATCCTGCGACAGGCCGAACGCCGCCTCGAAGGCTGGCGCGGCAAGGGCTGA
- a CDS encoding LLM class flavin-dependent oxidoreductase, which translates to MQHFSVLDLAPIPEGRTAADALAATVDLAQTAERLGYHRYWLAEHHNMPGIASAATAVVIGHVAAATRTIRVGAGGIMLPNHAPLVVAEQFGTLATLFPGRIDLGLGRAPGGDMATARALRRHMAPEDGFPQDVLELLSYFGDNADAPVQAIPGAGTHVPVWILGSSLYGAQLAAHLGLPYAFASHFAPAALGQALAIYRDAFQPSEWLDRPHAMMAVGVTAADTDAEAVRLRSSQILAFARLHTGRPGKLPAPVDDVEAHVPPHVMAGVEQALSCSATGSPATLRAQLGALIARHRPDEVIVSGMIHDHAARRRSLEIASGVLHDLRDRPVAA; encoded by the coding sequence ATGCAGCATTTTTCCGTTCTCGATCTCGCGCCCATCCCCGAGGGCAGGACCGCCGCCGACGCGCTGGCCGCGACCGTCGATCTGGCGCAGACGGCCGAGCGGCTGGGCTATCACCGCTACTGGCTGGCCGAGCATCACAACATGCCCGGCATCGCCAGCGCCGCCACCGCCGTGGTGATCGGCCATGTCGCCGCCGCGACCCGCACCATCCGCGTCGGCGCGGGCGGCATCATGCTGCCCAACCACGCGCCGCTGGTGGTGGCCGAACAGTTCGGCACGCTCGCCACGCTCTTTCCCGGCCGGATCGACCTTGGCCTCGGCCGCGCGCCGGGGGGCGACATGGCGACCGCCCGCGCGCTCCGCCGGCACATGGCGCCCGAGGACGGCTTTCCGCAAGACGTGCTCGAACTGCTCTCCTATTTCGGGGACAACGCCGACGCCCCGGTGCAGGCCATTCCGGGCGCGGGCACCCATGTGCCGGTCTGGATCCTCGGCTCCAGCCTGTACGGCGCGCAGCTTGCCGCCCATCTGGGCCTGCCTTACGCCTTCGCCTCGCATTTCGCGCCCGCGGCCCTGGGTCAGGCGCTGGCGATCTACCGCGACGCCTTCCAGCCCTCGGAATGGCTCGACCGGCCCCACGCCATGATGGCGGTGGGCGTCACCGCAGCCGACACCGACGCCGAGGCCGTGCGCCTGCGCTCCTCGCAGATCCTCGCCTTCGCCCGGCTCCATACCGGGCGGCCCGGCAAGCTGCCCGCCCCGGTGGACGACGTGGAAGCCCATGTGCCGCCGCATGTCATGGCCGGTGTCGAGCAGGCGCTGTCCTGCTCCGCCACCGGGTCGCCCGCGACCCTTCGGGCGCAGCTTGGCGCGCTCATCGCCCGCCACCGCCCCGACGAGGTGATCGTAAGCGGCATGATCCACGACCACGCCGCCCGCCGCCGCAGCCTGGAAATCGCCTCGGGCGTGCTCCACGACCTGCGCGACCGCCCCGTGGCGGCCTGA
- a CDS encoding ABC transporter ATP-binding protein, whose protein sequence is MNAMRGTPCGTGTVPRALSLRGVDKTFATRDGQPLRVLSDITLDVGPGTFVALLGPSGCGKTTVLRLANGLIQPDAGSVEVFGAPARPGPDMGFVFQSFRLIPWATVRANVDFALRALPLADAERAERADRYIAMVGLSRFADSYPRELSGGMKQRVALARAFACEPRILLMDEPFASIDAQTRELMQIELMRLWMLQRSMVLFVTHSVDEAILLADRIVLMGPRPGRIMETLDVDLPRPRWTYDVRSDPRYRTLRAHLARRMFELVMNDPHSEFFGRDLTGHWTPDSPDG, encoded by the coding sequence ATGAACGCCATGCGCGGCACCCCCTGCGGCACGGGCACCGTGCCGCGGGCACTCTCGCTCCGGGGGGTGGACAAGACCTTCGCCACGCGCGACGGCCAGCCGCTTCGCGTGCTGAGCGACATCACCCTCGACGTGGGCCCCGGCACCTTCGTCGCCCTTCTGGGCCCGTCGGGCTGCGGCAAGACCACCGTCCTGCGGCTGGCCAACGGGCTGATCCAGCCCGATGCCGGCAGCGTCGAGGTCTTTGGCGCCCCCGCCCGCCCCGGCCCCGACATGGGCTTCGTGTTCCAGTCCTTCCGCCTGATCCCCTGGGCCACGGTCCGCGCCAACGTGGATTTCGCGCTTCGGGCGCTTCCCCTCGCGGACGCCGAACGCGCGGAACGGGCAGACCGCTACATCGCCATGGTCGGCCTCTCGCGCTTTGCCGACTCATATCCCCGCGAACTGTCGGGCGGCATGAAGCAGCGCGTGGCACTTGCCCGCGCCTTCGCCTGCGAGCCGCGCATCCTGCTGATGGACGAGCCCTTCGCCAGCATCGACGCGCAGACCCGCGAACTCATGCAGATCGAACTGATGCGGCTCTGGATGCTGCAACGCTCCATGGTCCTCTTCGTCACCCACAGCGTGGACGAGGCGATCCTTCTGGCCGACCGCATCGTGCTGATGGGCCCGCGCCCGGGCCGGATCATGGAAACCCTCGACGTGGACCTGCCGCGCCCGCGCTGGACCTATGACGTGCGCAGCGACCCGCGCTACCGCACGCTGCGCGCCCATCTCGCCAGACGCATGTTCGAACTGGTGATGAACGACCCCCATTCCGAATTCTTCGGCCGCGACCTGACCGGCCACTGGACCCCCGACAGCCCCGACGGCTAG